Proteins encoded within one genomic window of Bos mutus isolate GX-2022 chromosome 9, NWIPB_WYAK_1.1, whole genome shotgun sequence:
- the SMPDL3A gene encoding cyclic GMP-AMP phosphodiesterase SMPDL3A isoform X2 codes for MCDSPYRLIFSALDFIKNSGQKVSFMIWTGDSPPHVPVLELSTDKVINVIANITTTIQRLFPNLQVFPALGNHDYWPQDQLPVVNSKVYNAVANLWKPWLTEDAITTLRKGGFYTQKVSNNPKLRIISLNTNLYYGPNSVTLNQTDPANQFEWLENTLNISQQNKEKVYIIAHVPVGYLPYARGISAMRKYHNEKLIDIFRKYSDIIAGQFYGHTHRDSIMVLSDKKGKPVNSLFVAPAVTPVRSILERLTNNPGVRLFQYDPRDYKLLDMLQYYLNLTDANLKGESNWKLEYNLTQAYDIQDLQPKSLYKLAKQFAIQESKQFVKYYKYFFVSYDSSVICQGKCKIFQICAIMNLDVISYTDCFRQYHMKHRL; via the exons ATGTGTGATTCTCCATATCGTCTCATTTTTTCAGCacttgattttattaaaaattcaggaCAAAAAGTATCTTTTATGATATGGACAGG GGATAGCCCACCTCATGTTCCAGTGCTTGAACTCTCAACAGACAAAGTCATAAATGTGATTGCTAATATCACGACCACTATCCAGCGTCTCTTTCCAAATCTCCAGGTTTTCCCTGCATTGGGTAATCATGACTACTGGCCACAG GATCAACTGCCTGTAGTCAACAGCAAAGTGTACAATGCAGTAGCAAACCTCTGGAAACCATGGCTGACTGAAGACGCTATTACTACTTTAAGGAAAG gtGGCTTTTATACACAGAAAGTTTCAAATAATCCGAAACTTCGGATCATCAGTCTCAACACAAACTTATACTATGGCCCAAATTCCGTGACCCTAAATCAGACTGATCCAGCAAATCAATTTGAATGGCTAGAAAATACACTGAACATCTCTCAGCAAAATAAAGAGAAG GTGTACATCATAGCTCATGTTCCAGTGGGGTATCTGCCTTATGCAAGGGGCATCTCAGCAATGAGAAAATACCATAATGAGAAATTGAtagacatttttagaaaatacagtGACATCATTGCAGGACAATTTTATGGACATACTCACAGAGATAGTATTATGGTTCTTTCAGATAAAAAAG GAAAGCCAGTAAATTCTTTGTTTGTGGCTCCTGCTGTTACTCCAGTGAGAAGTATTTTAGAGAGACTGACCAACAATCCTGGTGTCAGACTATTTCAGTATGATCCTCGTGATTATAAATTATTG GATATGCTGCAGTATTACTTGAACCTGACAGATGCTAATCTAAAGGGAGAATCCAATTGGAAGCTGGAGTATAACCTGACCCAGGCCTATGACATTCAAGATTTGCAGCCAAAAAGTTTGTATAAGTTAGCTAAACAATTTGCAATCCAAGAGAGTAAACAGTTCGTAAAATACTACAAATACTTCTTTGTGAGTTACGACAGCAGTGTAATTTGTCAGGGAAAATGTAAGATCTTTCAGATTTGTGCAATTATGAATCTTGATGTTATTTCTTATACAGATTGCTTCAGACAATATCATATGAAGCACAGATTGTAA
- the SMPDL3A gene encoding cyclic GMP-AMP phosphodiesterase SMPDL3A isoform X1, giving the protein MARLGALVCCLLAAWHCRPGLGLPLAPAGTGPAVGQFWHVTDFHLDPTYHITGDHTKVCASSKGAEASDPGPFGDVMCDSPYRLIFSALDFIKNSGQKVSFMIWTGDSPPHVPVLELSTDKVINVIANITTTIQRLFPNLQVFPALGNHDYWPQDQLPVVNSKVYNAVANLWKPWLTEDAITTLRKGGFYTQKVSNNPKLRIISLNTNLYYGPNSVTLNQTDPANQFEWLENTLNISQQNKEKVYIIAHVPVGYLPYARGISAMRKYHNEKLIDIFRKYSDIIAGQFYGHTHRDSIMVLSDKKGKPVNSLFVAPAVTPVRSILERLTNNPGVRLFQYDPRDYKLLDMLQYYLNLTDANLKGESNWKLEYNLTQAYDIQDLQPKSLYKLAKQFAIQESKQFVKYYKYFFVSYDSSVICQGKCKIFQICAIMNLDVISYTDCFRQYHMKHRL; this is encoded by the exons GACAGTTTTGGCACGTGACGGACTTCCACTTAGATCCTACTTACCACATCACAGGTGACCACACGAAAGTGTGCGCTTCCTCCAAAGGTGCAGAAGCCTCAGATCCTGGTCCTTTTGGAGATGTAATGTGTGATTCTCCATATCGTCTCATTTTTTCAGCacttgattttattaaaaattcaggaCAAAAAGTATCTTTTATGATATGGACAGG GGATAGCCCACCTCATGTTCCAGTGCTTGAACTCTCAACAGACAAAGTCATAAATGTGATTGCTAATATCACGACCACTATCCAGCGTCTCTTTCCAAATCTCCAGGTTTTCCCTGCATTGGGTAATCATGACTACTGGCCACAG GATCAACTGCCTGTAGTCAACAGCAAAGTGTACAATGCAGTAGCAAACCTCTGGAAACCATGGCTGACTGAAGACGCTATTACTACTTTAAGGAAAG gtGGCTTTTATACACAGAAAGTTTCAAATAATCCGAAACTTCGGATCATCAGTCTCAACACAAACTTATACTATGGCCCAAATTCCGTGACCCTAAATCAGACTGATCCAGCAAATCAATTTGAATGGCTAGAAAATACACTGAACATCTCTCAGCAAAATAAAGAGAAG GTGTACATCATAGCTCATGTTCCAGTGGGGTATCTGCCTTATGCAAGGGGCATCTCAGCAATGAGAAAATACCATAATGAGAAATTGAtagacatttttagaaaatacagtGACATCATTGCAGGACAATTTTATGGACATACTCACAGAGATAGTATTATGGTTCTTTCAGATAAAAAAG GAAAGCCAGTAAATTCTTTGTTTGTGGCTCCTGCTGTTACTCCAGTGAGAAGTATTTTAGAGAGACTGACCAACAATCCTGGTGTCAGACTATTTCAGTATGATCCTCGTGATTATAAATTATTG GATATGCTGCAGTATTACTTGAACCTGACAGATGCTAATCTAAAGGGAGAATCCAATTGGAAGCTGGAGTATAACCTGACCCAGGCCTATGACATTCAAGATTTGCAGCCAAAAAGTTTGTATAAGTTAGCTAAACAATTTGCAATCCAAGAGAGTAAACAGTTCGTAAAATACTACAAATACTTCTTTGTGAGTTACGACAGCAGTGTAATTTGTCAGGGAAAATGTAAGATCTTTCAGATTTGTGCAATTATGAATCTTGATGTTATTTCTTATACAGATTGCTTCAGACAATATCATATGAAGCACAGATTGTAA